The segment TCCGCCACGCTGAAGAGGGACACCGTCCCGAACGTCAGCAGCACCAGCGCGTAGCCCAGGAAGATGCGGGTGGCGAGCGAGAGCTTCATGCGGGAGGGGACAGGACATACGTCCTGGGGCGGGCGCATTACAGCGCAATCCCCGGCGGCCCGCCTGCTTCCGTCCTTCCCGGGCGTCCAGACTTCGTCCCGCCCGGGACGGAAGCGGGCTGGTAGCGTCCGGCGTATGTCCCCGCACCCCGTTCGCTCCACGCTCCTGGCCGCCCTGCTGGTCCTCTCCACTGGCTGTGGGGAGAAGGAGGTCGCCCCCTCGCTGGACCTCGTCACCACCGCCTGCGCGGGCACGCCGCCCCTGGAGGGGGTGACGCACCTGCGCTTCCGCGTCACCGGGCCCGGGCTGGACACGCCCCGGGAGCGGGTGTCCACGGTGCGTTGGACGGCGCAGGATGTCCCGGCCATTCCGGCGGGCAGCGGGCGGGTGCTGGAGGTGCGGGCGTACGCGGGGGTTCCGGACCGGGGCGGCCAGCTGCGGTCGCTGGGGCGCACGGCGCCCTTCGACGTCGTGGAGGGCCGGGCGGCGTCGGTGCGGGTCTTCCTGCGGCGGCTGGGGGAGTTCGCGCCGGTGAACCAGGCTTCGAGTCCCGACGCGTGCGCGCTGCCGCGTGAGCTCCGGGCGGGGCACACGGCGACGCCCCTGCCGGATGGCCGGGTGCTCTTCGCCGGGGGCTATGCGCCCGAGGCGGACGGCAGGAGGCCGGTGTCGGGGACGACGGAGGTGTTCGACCCGAAGGAGGGCACGTTCACCCCCGGGCCGGACGTGGGGGCGCGGGCCTTCCACACCGCGTCGCTGCTGCCGGGCGGCAAGGTACTGCTGACGGGGGGCGCGGAGGCGCTGGACGTGCTGTCCCTGCAGCGCACGGCGCGCGTCGTGGACGTGACGTCGGGGGAGACGACCACGTTGGAGCCGAAGGTGGCGCGCTACCAGCATGCGGTGGCGGTGGATGTGGAAGGGCACGTGTTGCTGGTGGGAGGGCGTTCGGCGGAGGGGCGCGCGGTCTTCATGATGGAAGGCTTCGATGCGGCTTCGGGGCGCTTCGTCGACGTGCCCGGCGAGATGCATCGCGTGGACGCGACGCTGGCGGTGCTGGGGGACGGGCGCACCATTCTGGTCGCGGGAGGCTCGGATGCGGTGCGGCCGGAGGCGGACGTCCTGTCCTTCGTGTTCGGTGGAGACTCCTTCTCACGGTTGCTGCCGGTGCCACCCCGGCTCCGGGTTCCCAGGGTGGGCGCCACCGTGGCGATGCTCGGTCGGACGGAGGATGGCCCCCGTCCGTTGTTGATCGGTGGCTTCGATGGCGTGGATCCGTTGAATGGGGCGCTGGCCGTGGGGGCGTCCGAGGTGTTGGAGAGCGTGATCCGGGTGAGCGATGGTCCGACGTTGTTGCCCCGGAGCAACGCGTGCGCGGTGTCGCTTCCGGACGGCCGGGTGGTGGTGCTGGGCGGGCGGGGGACGGACCCCGGCATTCCGCGCGCGACGGCGTGGGCGGAGCTGATCATCCCGGCGAAGGATGCCCAACCCAGCGTGCTGGGCCTGCCGCTCCTGCCGCAGCCGCTCGTGTGGCATTCGTGCACGGCGCTCCCGGATGGCTCGGTGCTCGTGGTGGGCGGCGTGGATGACAGCACCGGCGAGCCCCGGGCGCCCAGGGAGGCGCTGGTGGTGATGCCGCCTCCGCGCGACTGAGGTGGGCACGCTCCGGGCGGACTGTTAGCGTCCAGGTCCTATGGTGACCTGCCTACCTGCCCGGTTTGCCCTGGCCGTGCTCCTGCTGAGCGCGGCGGTGGAAGCGCGGGAGCCCGCGGTCCGCACGGTGCTGCTGTCGGAGCACCCCGAGGACTTCACGCCGAGCGTCTACGTGAAGGGCGCGGTCTCCACTGTCCTGCGCTTCGAGGCCCCCGTGGATCCGGCCAAGACCCGCATGCTGGCCTGGGAGGGCCGGTTCGAGCCGCTGTTGGTCGGTGGCCGCAAGGTGGTCGTGGAGCCACTCCGGGACCTGGGAGAGGACGAGGGCGTGCCCCTGCTCGTGACGCTCACGAACGGGAGGGAGATCCCGCTCCTCCTGAAGGCTCCTGGACAGGGCAGGCGGGTCGGGTTGGATCAGCAGGTGAACGTGTACGAGGACCTGCAGCGCTACGAGGCGATGTACTCAGCGCTGATGGACTCGCTCAAACAGCAGCGCATTTTGAAGGAAGAGAACGCGCGACTGCGGCAGGAGGAACACTCTCCGGACCATGCGCTGGCCGCGCTCCTGGCCAATGGGGATCGCAAGCACACTCCCTTCGAGCGCAAACGAACTTGGCGACTCAACAACGAGGAAGCGAATGTCACGGTCGAGGTCCTGACGAGCAGGAAGGTTCCAAAGGTCGCGGTGGTGTTCACCCTCACCAATCATGATGCGAAAAAATCCTGGAGCTTGATGGAAGCCCGGTTGTCCACCCTGTCGGGTGGGAAGGCACGCCCGTTCGCCTTGCGCATGCAGCAGGATGAAATCGCTCCAGGGGGCACAGGCCGTATCGCCGTCGTCGCAGACGACAGCGTCTTCCGGTCACCTCAAGGCCTGGAACAACTGGCGCTGGAGCTGTTCCGAGCCGACGGGCTGTCGCAGGCCTACCTCGTCCTGGAATGGCGCCCCTTCAAGGAGTAATCAATCCGACATGAACGCACGGTGCTCATGGTCTCTCGTTGTCCCTGTGCTCGCCATGGCCCTGGGCTGCACCACGACCCGAGGAAGTGTAGGGCTGCGTGCGGATGGCACCCCAGGACCTGAGGACTGCCCAGAGACGACGCTGCAAGCGATGCGATTGGTCCGCCTGAAGGTTGGTGCTGGCTCGAACGTTGAACTCGACGTCAATCAGGACGATGTCAGCCCCATCACGCTCTACGATGGGCCCATCGAGAGCATGTTGCAGGACGACCTGGGGCCTCTCGGTAGTCCCGACCGACTCTATGGCCGGGTATGGACGGGCGGTCCGCAGGTGGTCATCCGCTACTACGAGGCACTTCCTGTTGATGGGGGAGACAAGATTCCCATCTGCGCGGTGGCCCGGCTGTCGAAGGGACAGCTCCGCAAGCGACCCGGCTCCAAGCCGGGAACGGCCATCCTCGAATTCTCGAGCGCGGGGGTCGACATCGTGGATTCCTTCCGCTGAAACACGAAGGCCCCGCGTCCCATGAAGGGAGGCGGGGCCTCGGTGCTTCAAGCCTCTACTTCGCTCAGGCGTTGGTCGGCGGGGCCTCGGAGGGCTTCGCCTCGCCCTCGGTGGAGGCCGGGGCGGCGGCCGTCTCCACGGGGGCGGCCTCGGTCGGCGTGGCCGGAGCGGCGGCGCGGGCCTCCGCTTCGGCGCGGGCGCGGGCGACCTCGTCGCTGCGCTGATCGCTGGCGGCGACCTCGTCCGGCGTCAGCTCCGTGCGGTCGGCGAGCATGCCCGTCTTCTTCTCCAGGTCCTTGATGGCCCGGCGAAGCAGGTCGCGCTCCAGCAGCGTCCGGTTGAGGCGCTTCTCCAGGGCCTTGTACTTGTCCTTGCCCAGGTCGGCCTCGGACTTCGTCACGGCCAGGATGCGCGCCTGGGTGTCGGCGCGGCCCTTGATGCGGCGCAGCTCCTTCTCCAGCTCCACGGCGCGCAGGCGGTCCTTGTTCGCCGCCGTCTCCAGCCGGTCCATCTTCTCGCGGTCCGCGTCGTTCAGCTCGCGGTAGCGGCGCACGGGCTCGGCAGGGGCCACCGGCGTGGCCGGCACCGACACCGCCGCGCTCACCACGGGCTCGCTCGCGGGCGCGGCGATGAGGTCCGCCGACGCGGGGGCGGCGGCCGCCACCGGCGCGGACGTCGTCGCCTGCACGGGGGCGGGGGCCTCACGGCGGCGGTTGCCACCGCGGGACTCGGCCTCGGCGCGCAGCTTGGCGTTCTCCGTCAGCGCGTGCGACAGCTCCTCGCGCGTCTGCGCGAGCTGGATGCTGGCGTTGCGCTCCACCTCGGCGCGGGCCTTGACCAGGTCCTGCGCACCCTTGTCGCCTTCCTTCTGGTCGAAGAGCTTGCGCTTCGTCTGCTTGAGCTGCTCCTTGACCTCCTGGAGCTGCGCGCGCTGTTCGTCCAGCTCCTTCTGCTTGCGCTGGACCTCCGACTCCGCCTTGGCGCGAGCCTTGGTCTCCGACTCCAGCTCCCCACGGAACGAGGGCGATGAGACCGACGGACGGTTCGCGGTACCGCCCGAAGCGCCGCCCTTGTCTCCGAAGAGCAGCAGGCCGAGCGTCACGGCGAAACCGATCGATACCAGGATGAGAGCAACGACCAAGGGAACAACCTCCACAGAAGGATGCAAAAAGCGGGGCAGCCTACCGCCGGGACATGGCGCGTCAAGGCTTCACTGGCAGACACATCCCGGGCTCCAGCCGCGCCGGCCGGGCCTCGAAGCCCCGCCTGCCTTGCGCCGCCCCTTGCCGGCACGGTCCTGGCGCGCGCCCCGGCGAATCCGTAAACAGGGGGCTGAAGGCGTCCTTCAGGGGAGTCCACGAAAGCCCATGGCGCACCTGGAGCTGAAGCCGAAGCGCGACGTGTCGAGCTTCCGCAAGCTCGCCATCGGCAGCTGGGCGACCGCGTACGACCCCACCGTCTACGGCACCTTGACGGTGCGCATGGACGCGGCGCTGGCGTACCTGGACGCCTTCCACCAGCGCACCGGTGTCCGCCTCACCCCCCTGCACCTGGTGCTCAAGGCCCTGGGCGAAGCGCTGCGCCGCTGCCCGGACGCCAACGCGCTGCTGCGCTTCCAGCGCATCTACCTGCGCCAGCACGTCACCCTGTGCGCGCTGGTGCCGGACGGAGACCCGCGCCGGCCCGGCCTCACGCCCGCGCGCATCCAGGACGTGGACCGCAAGAGCGTGCACGCCGTCGCGCTGGAGCTGGAGGCCGCGGTGGCGCGGGCGCGGGAAGGGCGCGACGCCGGGCTGGAGCGGGGCAGGGGACTGCTCCAGCGCGTCCCGTCGCTGCTCCTCCACCGCTTCACGGGGCTGCTGTCGTTCCTGTCGTACACGCTGAACGTGGACCCCGGCTGGCTGGGGCTGCCAAGAGACCCGTTCGGCTCCGCGGTGGTCGTGGACGCGGGCACGCTGGGCCTGGACACCGCCTACCTGCCGCTCGCGCCGTTCACCCGCGTGCCCATCTTCCTCGCGCCCGGCGCGGTGCGGGAGGTGGCGGTGGTGGAGGACGGGAAGGTGGTGCCCGGCCGCGTGATGAGCCTCAACGCGTCCTTCGACCACCGCTTCATCGACGGCTACCACGCGGGCGTCATCGCCAACACGCTGCGCGAGCTGCTGGAGCACCCGGCCGACTTCTTCGACGCGCCGGCCGGGGCTCCTGAATCAACCCGTTAGTACGCGTACTCCCAGCCGCCGCGCGCCCGGCCGCCAAGGCGTGCACTCATCGCGCGCAGCCGGCGCACGCGCTCCGGGATGGGCGGGTGCGTGCTGAACAGCGACATCACCCCGCCGTGGTGCAGCGGGTTCACGATGAACAGATGCGACGTGGCGGGGGCCCGATCATACGGAATGGCCTCCGCGGCGCGCTCCATCTTCAAGAGGGCGCTGGCCAGCGCGTCCGGATCCCCGCACAGCTCCGCGCCCGTGGCGTCCGCGCCGTACTCGCGCGAGCGGCTCACCGCCAACTGCAGCAGCGTGGCCGCGATGGGCGCCACCAGCAGCAGGCCCAGGTTGGACATGGCCCCGGCGATGCCGCCGCCCTCCTCGTCGTCGCCGCGGCTGAGCATGCTGCCGCCGAACCAGAAGAGCATCTGCGCCGCGTAGCTGATGACGCCCGCGAGCGTGGCCGCCACCGTGCCGATGAGCGTGTCCCGGTTGCGCACGTGGCCAATCTCATGCGCCAGCACGCCCTCCAATTCGCGCCGGTCCAGGATGTCCACGATGCCCGCCGTCACCGCCACCGCCGCGTGGCTCGGGCTGCGGCCCGTGGCGAAGGCATTGGGCTGCTGCGTGGGCAGCAGGTACACCTTCGGCTTCGGCATGCCCGCGCGGGCGGACAGGCGCTCCACCATCTCATGCAGCCACGGCGCCTGCTCACGGGGCAGGGGCTGCGCGCCATGGATGGCCAGCGCGATGCGGTCGCTGAACCAGTAGGAGCCGAAGTTCATCACCACCGCGAAGAAGCCCGCCATCGCGAGCCCCTGCGCGCCGCCCAGGCGTTGGCCGATGACGAGCACCAGCGCCGTCAGCCCGGCGAGCAGGACGGTCGTCTTCAACGCATTGCCCAGCCGGTGCCACCCGCCGCCCTTGAGCGCCGGTGCGGCCGGTCCTCGGGATGTCATGTGGGGGTCACGCTGCGCCATGGTCCTCGTTCCGTGCCTTTCGTCCCGTCCCGAAGAGGGGGACCCACGAAACGTAAGCAGGCGCGGGGGGCCGTCAATGAAGGCGTCCCCGCGTCAACCCGGCGGCTTCCCGCTTCAGCGAGCGGATTTCCTCATTTCCTCAAAGGTAGAAACGATCCGTCACGCCCGCCGTACGCTGGAGGATGGCGCTCCAGCCCAGCCACACGTCGATGCCGCTGTCGCCCGCCCTGGGCTCGCCCCCCAGGGCACCGAGCGAGCCCGTGCAGCCCGCCACCGTGCAGAGCCCCGCCTCCCGGATGTGCTCCAGCAGGGCGCGCAGGGTGGGCATGCGGCGGGATTCGAAGCGGTCGGAGACGTCGTCGCGGCCGGTGAAGTCGGGCTCGTCCAGACGGTCCAGCAGGAAACGCTCCAGGGCCCACCAGAACAGGTACACCTCCGCGCGCCGCCCGGAGGCCACCGCCGCCGCCGCGATGGACAGGCCCTGGTGCACCCGGTCGTATTCGCCACTGTGCAGGAAGACGACGACCCTGGTGTCCGGCGCGCTCACGCACGGGCTCATACCGTCCAGAAGCCGCGCCGTCCATCCACCCGCGAGCGACGACCGCCCGGGCCCTTTGTCTTGCACCCCGGCCCCGCCACTTGCTAGGAATCCCACGGAATTACACGTTTTTTGCAATGACAGAGCGGGCGGCTTTCCGGGACATGGGCGACGAGACGACAGCCAGGCGCAAGGATGCCCACCTCGACCTGTGCGCGACCGGCGACGTGGAGCCCGCGCAGAACTCGACCCTGCTGGAGCACGTCCACCTCATCCACTGCGCCATGCCGGAGATGGCGGCGGACGAGGTCGACCTGTCCACGCCCTTCATGGGCAAGGCGCTGCGAGCCCCCCTCCTCGTCACCGGCATGACGGGCGGCACGGAGCGCGCGGGCGTCGTGAACCGCGACCTGGCGCTGCTCGCGGAGCGGCACGGGCTGGCCTTTGGCGTGGGCAGCCAGCGCGCGATGGCGGAGGACACCTCGCGCACGGCCTCGTACGCGGTGCGCGACGTGGCGCCCACGGTGGCGCTGGTGGGCAACATCGGGCTGTACCAGGCGGTGGGCCTGGGCGTGGACGGCGTGCGGCGGCTGGCGGACGCCATCGGCGCGGACGGCATGGCGCTGCACCTCAACGCGGGCCAGGAGCTGACGCAGCCCGAGGGCGACCGGGACTTCCGGGGCGGCTACCAGGTGGTGGAGGCGCTGGCGCGGGCCTTCGGCGACCGGCTGCTGGTGAAGGAGACCGGGTGCGGCATCGGCCCGGACGTGGCGCGGCGGCTCGTGGAGCTGGGCGTGCGCAACGTGGACGTCTCCGGGCTGGGCGGCACGTCGTGGGTGCGTGTGGAGCAGCTTCGC is part of the Corallococcus soli genome and harbors:
- a CDS encoding kelch repeat-containing protein, which produces MSPHPVRSTLLAALLVLSTGCGEKEVAPSLDLVTTACAGTPPLEGVTHLRFRVTGPGLDTPRERVSTVRWTAQDVPAIPAGSGRVLEVRAYAGVPDRGGQLRSLGRTAPFDVVEGRAASVRVFLRRLGEFAPVNQASSPDACALPRELRAGHTATPLPDGRVLFAGGYAPEADGRRPVSGTTEVFDPKEGTFTPGPDVGARAFHTASLLPGGKVLLTGGAEALDVLSLQRTARVVDVTSGETTTLEPKVARYQHAVAVDVEGHVLLVGGRSAEGRAVFMMEGFDAASGRFVDVPGEMHRVDATLAVLGDGRTILVAGGSDAVRPEADVLSFVFGGDSFSRLLPVPPRLRVPRVGATVAMLGRTEDGPRPLLIGGFDGVDPLNGALAVGASEVLESVIRVSDGPTLLPRSNACAVSLPDGRVVVLGGRGTDPGIPRATAWAELIIPAKDAQPSVLGLPLLPQPLVWHSCTALPDGSVLVVGGVDDSTGEPRAPREALVVMPPPRD
- a CDS encoding DUF2381 family protein, producing the protein MVTCLPARFALAVLLLSAAVEAREPAVRTVLLSEHPEDFTPSVYVKGAVSTVLRFEAPVDPAKTRMLAWEGRFEPLLVGGRKVVVEPLRDLGEDEGVPLLVTLTNGREIPLLLKAPGQGRRVGLDQQVNVYEDLQRYEAMYSALMDSLKQQRILKEENARLRQEEHSPDHALAALLANGDRKHTPFERKRTWRLNNEEANVTVEVLTSRKVPKVAVVFTLTNHDAKKSWSLMEARLSTLSGGKARPFALRMQQDEIAPGGTGRIAVVADDSVFRSPQGLEQLALELFRADGLSQAYLVLEWRPFKE
- a CDS encoding serine/threonine protein kinase; protein product: MNARCSWSLVVPVLAMALGCTTTRGSVGLRADGTPGPEDCPETTLQAMRLVRLKVGAGSNVELDVNQDDVSPITLYDGPIESMLQDDLGPLGSPDRLYGRVWTGGPQVVIRYYEALPVDGGDKIPICAVARLSKGQLRKRPGSKPGTAILEFSSAGVDIVDSFR
- a CDS encoding cell envelope biogenesis protein TolA, coding for MVVALILVSIGFAVTLGLLLFGDKGGASGGTANRPSVSSPSFRGELESETKARAKAESEVQRKQKELDEQRAQLQEVKEQLKQTKRKLFDQKEGDKGAQDLVKARAEVERNASIQLAQTREELSHALTENAKLRAEAESRGGNRRREAPAPVQATTSAPVAAAAPASADLIAAPASEPVVSAAVSVPATPVAPAEPVRRYRELNDADREKMDRLETAANKDRLRAVELEKELRRIKGRADTQARILAVTKSEADLGKDKYKALEKRLNRTLLERDLLRRAIKDLEKKTGMLADRTELTPDEVAASDQRSDEVARARAEAEARAAAPATPTEAAPVETAAAPASTEGEAKPSEAPPTNA
- a CDS encoding 2-oxo acid dehydrogenase subunit E2 encodes the protein MAHLELKPKRDVSSFRKLAIGSWATAYDPTVYGTLTVRMDAALAYLDAFHQRTGVRLTPLHLVLKALGEALRRCPDANALLRFQRIYLRQHVTLCALVPDGDPRRPGLTPARIQDVDRKSVHAVALELEAAVARAREGRDAGLERGRGLLQRVPSLLLHRFTGLLSFLSYTLNVDPGWLGLPRDPFGSAVVVDAGTLGLDTAYLPLAPFTRVPIFLAPGAVREVAVVEDGKVVPGRVMSLNASFDHRFIDGYHAGVIANTLRELLEHPADFFDAPAGAPESTR
- a CDS encoding zinc metalloprotease HtpX, yielding MTSRGPAAPALKGGGWHRLGNALKTTVLLAGLTALVLVIGQRLGGAQGLAMAGFFAVVMNFGSYWFSDRIALAIHGAQPLPREQAPWLHEMVERLSARAGMPKPKVYLLPTQQPNAFATGRSPSHAAVAVTAGIVDILDRRELEGVLAHEIGHVRNRDTLIGTVAATLAGVISYAAQMLFWFGGSMLSRGDDEEGGGIAGAMSNLGLLLVAPIAATLLQLAVSRSREYGADATGAELCGDPDALASALLKMERAAEAIPYDRAPATSHLFIVNPLHHGGVMSLFSTHPPIPERVRRLRAMSARLGGRARGGWEYAY
- the fni gene encoding type 2 isopentenyl-diphosphate Delta-isomerase, producing the protein MGDETTARRKDAHLDLCATGDVEPAQNSTLLEHVHLIHCAMPEMAADEVDLSTPFMGKALRAPLLVTGMTGGTERAGVVNRDLALLAERHGLAFGVGSQRAMAEDTSRTASYAVRDVAPTVALVGNIGLYQAVGLGVDGVRRLADAIGADGMALHLNAGQELTQPEGDRDFRGGYQVVEALARAFGDRLLVKETGCGIGPDVARRLVELGVRNVDVSGLGGTSWVRVEQLRAHGSQAQVGAEFSGWGIPTAAAIASVRKAVGPQARLVASGGVRGGLECAKVLALGADLAGMALPLFRAQQQGGLAGAEDALKVILTALRQALVLTGSRNVAELRQRPRVVSGALKDWLAAL